In Prunus dulcis chromosome 2, ALMONDv2, whole genome shotgun sequence, a single genomic region encodes these proteins:
- the LOC117617481 gene encoding (+)-neomenthol dehydrogenase-like: protein MAEVTKRYAVVTGANKGIGLETIRQLASKGFTVVLTARDEKRGLEAVEKLKESGLSGQVVFHQLDVPNPATVASLADFIKTQFGKLDTLVNNAGIGGSIVDGDALKAAVASGAMERGEVDLSKLMTETYELTEECLQINYYGAKRTAEALIPLLQLSDSPRIVNVSSSMGKLEKIPSDRARGVFTDAENLTEERVDEVLTELLKDFKEGSLERKGWPSSMPAYTVSKAALNAYTRILAKKYLNFRINSVCPGFVKTDINFNAGFLPVEEGGARVVKLALLPNGGPTGSFFVHNEVSDL from the exons ATGGCAGAAGTAACAAAGAG gTATGCAGTTGTTACTGGAGCAAACAAAGGCATAGGATTGGAAACTATCAGGCAGTTGGCCTCAAAGGGGTTCACCGTAGTCTTAACTGCCCGAGATGAGAAGAGGGGTCTTGAAGCTGTTGAGAAACTCAAAGAGTCTGGCCTCTCTGGTCAAGTGGTTTTTCATCAACTTGATGTACCTAACCCTGCTACTGTTGCTTCCTTGGCAGACTTCATCAAAACCCAGTTTGGGAAACTCGATACCTTG GTGAACAATGCAGGGATTGGTGGAAGCATAGTAGATGGTGATGCTTTAAAAGCTGCTGTAGCCTCTGGTGCCATG GAAAGAGGAGAAGTTGATTTGAGTAAACTAATGACTGAAACTTATGAGTTAACAGAAGAATGCTTGCAAATAAACTATTATGGTGCTAAAAGAACAGCTGAAGCACTTATCCCACTCCTCCAGTTATCTGACTCACCGAGAATTGTTAATGTTTCATCTTCCATGGGGAAGTTAGAGAAGATACCAAGCGATCGGGCTAGAGGAGTTTTTACTGATGCTGAAAACCTAACAGAAGAGAGAGTAGATGAGGTACTGACCGAGCTTCTAAAAGACTTCAAGGAGGGTTCACTTGAAAGGAAGGGCTGGCCTTCTTCTATGCCTGCCTATACAGTCTCAAAAGCAGCACTGAACGCATATACAAGAATTCTAGCAAAGAAGTACCTCAATTTTCGTATCAATTCAGTCTGCCCTGGCTTTGTCAAAACAGATATAAACTTCAATGCCGGCTTCTTGCCTGTCGAAGAAGGTGGTGCCAGGGTTGTGAAGTTAGCATTGCTGCCCAATGGTGGCCCTACTGGCTCCTTCTTTGTTCACAATGAAGTGTCGGATCTTTGA